A DNA window from Malus domestica chromosome 12, GDT2T_hap1 contains the following coding sequences:
- the LOC103450848 gene encoding pentatricopeptide repeat-containing protein At5g66520-like: MSTSSTTNLPHNIKPNESTEDIKSPTPKLSQKTILHIVNTKCATSLQRLKQAHGVALRSGHFQDHYVAGAVVKCYASNNFGLALKVFDCVWRPNVFVWNIVIKGCLEHNEAFSCVSYYCKMVDMNARPNKFTYSMLFKACTLAQAVEEGLQIHAHVVKNQFGEDGHIRSAGIQMYASFGLVEEARIMLDEGGEANDVVCWNAMIDGYMKCGDVEAAKELFYKHMPSKNIGSWNAMVSGLARCGRIEEARELFDGMSERDEISWSAMIDGYIQGGFHKEALEIFNDMQKENLISPKKFVLSSVLSACANVGALDQGKWIHAHIKKNNIQLDAVLGTALLDMYAKCGRIDMAWEVFENVKQKEISTWNAMIGALAMHGRAEDAIELFAKMQMRKLEPNGITFLNALNACAHSGFVEKGLEIFSSMKRFYGIEPEVEHYGCVVDMFGRAGKLEEAEQLINLMPIEPNAAVWGALLGACRIHGNVEMGERVGKILLELEPQNSGRYTLLSNIYAKAGRFDDAAKVRALMKERGVKTSRGISMVDIGGIVHEFKVGDGSHPSTKEVYSTLERIIEKLQTEGYSPSSSQVLFDIAEEEKETALQYHSEKLAIAFGVLNTKPGTAIRVTKNLRICEDCHSAVKIFSKVYERDVIVRDRMRYHHFRNGRCSCKDFW, translated from the coding sequence ATGAGCACATCCAGCACCACAAATCTTCCTCACAACATCAAACCAAATGAATCCACAGAAGATATCAAATCTCCCACCCCCAAGCTCTCCCAGAAAACAATCTTACACATCGTAAACACGAAATGCGCAACTTCGCTGCAACGTCTCAAGCAAGCTCATGGTGTTGCCCTGAGGTCAGGCCACTTCCAAGACCATTACGTGGCGGGGGCTGTCGTGAAATGCTACGCAAGCAACAACTTCGGGCTTGCGTTGAAGGTCTTCGATTGCGTGTGGAGGCCGAATGTGTTTGTGTGGAATATTGTGATCAAAGGGTGCCTAGAGCACAATGAGGCATTCAGTTGTGTGTCATATTATTGTAAGATGGTGGATATGAATGCCAGGCCTAATAAGTTCACGTATTCCATGTTGTTCAAAGCCTGCACGTTGGCTCAAGCGGTGGAGGAAGGCCTGCAAATCCACGCGCATGTTGTTAAAAATCAGTTTGGTGAAGATGGGCACATAAGGAGCGCTGGGATTCAAATGTACGCGTCTTTTGGGCtcgtggaggaggcaaggataATGCTCGATGAGGGTGGGGAAGCGAACGATGTTGTTTGTTGGAACGCGATGATAGATGGTTACATGAAATGTGGAGATGTGGAGGCAGCTAAAGAACTGTTTTATAAGCATATGCCGAGTAAAAACATCGGTTCTTGGAATGCAATGGTGAGTGGTCTTGCTAGGTGTGGCAGGATTGAAGAGGCGAGGGAGTTGTTTGACGGCATGAGCGAAAGGGACGAGATATCTTGGAGTGCTATGATTGATGGCTACATACAAGGAGGGTTTCACAAGGAGGCATTGGAAATATTCAATGATATGCAAAAGGAGAACTTAATTAGTCCGAAAAAATTCGTGTTGTCAAGTGTGCTATCTGCTTGTGCTAATGTGGGAGCACTTGATCAAGGAAAATGGATTCATGCTCACATCAAGAAGAACAATATTCAACTGGATGCGGTTCTTGGGACTGCTTTGcttgacatgtatgcaaaatgCGGGCGGATTGACATGGCGTGGGAGGTGTTTGAAAATGTCAAACAGAAAGAGATTTCGACATGGAATGCCATGATTGGAGCGCTTGCTATGCACGGGCGAGCAGAGGATGCAATTGAGCTTTTCGCCAAGATGCAGATGCGTAAGTTGGAACCAAATGGAATTACATTTTTGAATGCCTTAAATGCTTGTGCTCATTCGGGTTTTGTCGAGAAAGGTCTTGAAATCTTCAGTTCTATGAAGAGATTTTATGGCATTGAGCCTGAGGTGGAGCACTACGGGTGTGTGGTTGATATGTTTGGAAGGGCAGGGAAATTGGAAGAGGCAGAGCAGCTCATAAACTTGATGCCAATCGAACCCAATGCAGCAGTTTGGGGGGCGTTATTAGGCGCTTGCAGGATACATGGAAATGTCGAAATGGGAGAGAGAGTAGGAAAGATTTTGCTCGAATTGGAGCCTCAAAACAGCGGTCGCTACACGTTGTTATCGAACATTTACGCGAAGGCAGGCAGGTTTGATGATGCTGCAAAAGTAAGAGCTTTGATGAAGGAGAGAGGGGTTAAGACGAGTCGAGGGATTAGCATGGTCGACATTGGTGGCATTGTTCATGAATTCAAAGTGGGAGACGGATCACACCCGAGTACTAAGGAGGTCTATTCGACGCTGGAAAGGATCATAGAGAAGCTGCAGACGGAGGGTTATTCGCCGAGTAGCTCACAAGTCTTGTTTGACATTgcagaggaggagaaggaaactGCACTGCAGTACCACAGTGAAAAGCTTGCCATTGCTTTCGGAGTCC
- the LOC103450846 gene encoding putative high mobility group B protein 11, whose translation MKTESETQNMDSNVTISEADGKSLLENSGSESFYQRLNKLHNSSGLNLLFDLRQSTLDLHLFYKEVTARGGFIQVTTDERWGEVALALKLDGDNLQDPQPLLKLYALFLYQYEQLYYYREPHAKAASTLGHGIYSIGDSSAMEGQCSDNSCQMLPNLENALAEKKMPKKDFQPTLIGSTSSEQKLFPQLSSKRKEMKKRCGAPRGAQSGYHIYLRKECERLKSTDAGKLKGQNFRAMADNAWRSFSETEKLPYIEASKKVNGKRLAQEVTADEENQGMQNAEREKKPSLNRDCHLTNQKIMWFTKQTKEV comes from the exons ATGAAGACTGAGAGCGAGACACAGAACATGGATTCCAATGTGACAATTTCTGAGGCTGATGGGAAGAGCTTGCTGGAGAACTCTGGAAGTGAAAGCTTCTATCAGAGACTCAACAAGTTGCATAACTCATCTGGGCTGAACCTCCT TTTTGATCTCAGACAATCAACATTGGACTTGCATCTGTTTTACAAAGAAGTTACTGCAAGAGGAGGGTTTATTCAG GTTACCACTGATGAGAGATGGGGCGAAGTTGCACTCGCCTTAAAATTGGACGGGGATAATCTGCAGGATCCTCAACCTCTGTTGAAGCTTTACGCGCTCTTTCTTTACCAGTATGAGCAACTTTACTACTACAGGGAACCCCATGCGAAAGCTGCTTCTACTCTAG GTCATGGTATTTATAGTATTGGGGATAGCTCAGCAATGGAAGGGCAGTGCAGTGATAATTCATGTCAGATGTTACCGAATCTTGAAAATGCTCTTGCAGAGAAGAAGATGCCCAAAAAGGACTTTCAACCAACACTGATAG GTTCAACATCTTCAGAACAGAAACTATTCCCCCAGCTAAgttcaaagagaaaagagatGAAAAAGCGTTGTGGCGCTCCTCGAGGGGCACAAAGTGGTTATCATATCTACCTCAGGAAAGAATGCGAAAGGCTGAAAAGTACTGATGCAGGGAAACTGAAGGGTCAAAATTTCCGAGCCATGGCAGACAATGCATGGAGATCCTTCTCTGAGACTGAGAAACTG CCATACATTGAGGCAAGTAAGAAGGTTAACGGAAAACGACTGGCTCAAGAAGTGACTGCTGATGAGGAAAACCAGGGCATGCAAAATGCAGAGAGGGAGAAAAAGCCTTCGCTCAATAGGGACTGCCACTTAACTAACCAGAAGATAATGTGGTTCACTAAGCAAACGAAGGAAGTCTAG
- the LOC103451284 gene encoding putative high mobility group B protein 11: protein METTESEKQNMNSNVTVSESDGKSLLENSEIESFYQRLIKLHNSSGINLVFDLRQSMLDLHLCYKEVTARGGFIQVTADERWGEVALALKLDGDNLQDPQPLLNLYVHILYQYEKLYYYREPHVKAAFTLGHAFYNTGDVSAIERKCRDNSSQMLLNLENALVEKKVAKEMNWQPTLIGSTSAEQKQFPQLHSQKKEMKRRRGFPRGTQSAYTIFLRKECERLKNSASEQLKGQRILDLAVKAWRCLSESEKQPYIEASKRVNEKRAAQEMTADEENHGMQNAERGKKPSHSHNGNCRAALQSDTEKSCVQNQAVNFQESLLEGIDWSK, encoded by the exons ATGGAAACTACTGAGAGCGAGAAACAAAACATGAATTCCAATGTGACAGTTTCTGAGTCTGATGGGAAGAGCTTGCTGGAGAACTCGGAGATTGAGAGCTTCTATCAGAGACTTATTAAGCTGCATAACTCATCTGGGATCAACCTTGT TTTTGATCTCAGACAATCCATGCTGGACTTGCATTTGTGTTACAAAGAAGTTACTGCAAGAGGAGGGTTTATTCAG GTTACCGCTGATGAGAGATGGGGCGAAGTTGCACTCGCCTTAAAATTGGATGGGGACAATCTGCAGGATCCTCAACCTCTCTTAAACCTTTATGTACACATTCTCTACCAGTATGAAAAACTTTACTACTACAGGGAACCTCATGTGAAAGCTGCTTTTACTCTAG GTCATGCTTTTTATAATACTGGGGATGTCTCAGCAATTGAAAGGAAGTGTAGGGACAATTCATCCCAGATGTTACTGAATCTTGAAAATGCTCTTGTGGAGAAGAAGGTGGCGAAGGAGATGAATTGGCAACCAACATTGATAG GTTCTACATCTGCAGAACAGAAGCAGTTCCCCCAGCTGCACTCACAGAAGAAAGAGATGAAAAGACGTCGTGGTTTTCCACGAGGGACACAAAGTGCTTATACTATCTTCCTCAGGAAAGAATGCGAGCGGTTGAAAAATTCTGCTTCAGAGCAACTTAAGGGTCAAAGGATCTTAGACTTGGCCGTCAAGGCATGGAGGTGCCTCTCTGAGAGTGAGAAACAG CCATATATTGAGGCAAGTAAGAGGGTTAATGAAAAAAGAGCGGCTCAAGAAATGACGGCTGATGAGGAAAACCATGGCATGCAAAATGCAGAAAGAGGGAAGAAGCCTTCACATTCACACAACGGGAACTGCCGCGCGGCATTGCAATCTGATACAGAAAAATCCTGTGTTCAAAATCAAGCAGTGAATTTTCAAGAAAGTCTCCTAGAAGGGATCGACTGGAGTAAGTAA
- the LOC103451286 gene encoding probable pectinesterase 55, giving the protein MQFLIISSTLALFFLLGAVDLRYVPGIYNLQDNVISTIIVDPNGLGNFTSVQQAIDSVAPNNTAWTRIHINYGIYTEKVQIAVDKPYIYIEGDSDRQPVIQYADGGSILTSPTFKARADNFVARNIIFKNTYDNIGTDLLDANGKRKTTTWAVALDVSGDKASFYHCSFSSLQDTLSDAKGRHYFYDCTIEGLIDFIWGHGQSIYEKCTLISRTDVIGGTAYITANGRGGADDPSGFVFKDCHITGSGPANLGRAYGTHSRVLFYRTDMDNIITPQGWGNPWNAGHEGTIEFAEVECKGDGANREHRINWEKNQTAQEVRILTDTASFINQDGWLEKHPN; this is encoded by the exons ATGCAGTTTCTAATTATATCTTCAACATTGGCTCTCTTCTTTTTATTGGGTGCAGTGGATTTAAGGTATGTCCCAGGGATCTATAATCTTCAAGACAATGTTATAAGTACCATCATAGTCGATCCGAATGGCCTAGGAAATTTTACCTCGGTGCAACAAGCCATTGATTCCGTAGCACCAAATAACACTGCGTGGACTCGAATTCACATCAACTACGGTATCTACAC TGAAAAAGTTCAGATCGCAGTAGACAAACCATACATCTATATTGAAGGAGACTCTGATCGCCAACCTGTGATCCAATATGCGGACGGTGGAAGTATTCTCACTAGTCCTACATTTAAAGCACGTGCAGATAATTTTGTGGCACGAAATATAATCTTCAAG AATACATACGATAATATTGGTACTGACCTATTGGATGCCAATGGAAAAAGGAAGACCACTACATGGGCAGTTGCCCTAGATGTATCTGGAGATAAAGCAAGTTTTTATCACTGTAGCTTTTCTAGCTTGCAAGACACATTGAGTGATGCCAAAGGTCGTCACTATTTCTACGATTGCACCATTGAAGGACTTATAGACTTCATTTGGGGCCATGGCCAATCAATTTATGAG AAATGCACACTAATTTCACGAACGGACGTAATAGGGGGAACTGCCTATATTACAGCCAATGGTCGAGGTGGAGCAGACGACCCCTCTGGGTTTGTATTCAAAGATTGCCATATTACTGGAAGTGGCCCTGCTAATCTGGGAAGGGCATATGGGACTCATTCAAGAGTATTGTTTTACCGGACAGATATGGACAATATTATCACCCCACAGGGTTGGGGTAATCCATGGAATGCAGGCCATGA GGGTACAATTGAGTTTGCTGAGGTGGAATGCAAAGGAGATGGAGCAAACAGGGAACACCGTATCAACTGGGAGAAGAACCAAACGGCTCAGGAAGTGAGGATTTTAACAGATACAGCTTCTTTCATAAACCAAGATGGATGGCTAGAAAAGCACCCAAATTAA
- the LOC103450852 gene encoding solute carrier family 40 member 3, chloroplastic-like isoform X1 — protein MALGCGCGVTLSQYYLSNSSTSLFSACRASVLSRQPRPSSRIRYRIDSRRWLGLRHLSVGSQSRFDSFSSRCSITNTDAHFSHVATDNEVQEESSIAEPGCSSCSVPIVDMLDTESLSLLTEDTYVDCLLTTLPVLSKEEQHTLAATPAHPMGLYAFYASCLAGNLVEQFWNFAWPSAIALIYPSLLPVAFIGFFSKLAIIAGGPLVGTLMDHFPRVPACNCLNIIQAAAQLLSAAMIIHAHCVPPSASSLLHRPWFIVLVLAGAVERLSGVALGVAMERDWVVLLAGVNRPIALAQANAVLYRIDLLCEIAGASLFGILLSKYDPVTCLKFSGGLMVWSLPFAIVLTCLTNKLSSGVLDRPKCSQTCCRTSTEVSLFDTNDIVDKGVAAIKLGWKEYMQQPVLPASLAYVLLYFNVVLTPGSLMTAFLTQSGLNPSIIGGFSGLCAFMGVAATFVSASLVRRLGILKAGAAGLIFQASLLTVAVAVYCSGSSSQQRPLLFFLCLIVLSRLGHMSYDVVAAQILQTGIPSSKANIIGTTEVAVASLAEFTMLGIAIIANDVSHFGFLAVLSLLSVVGAAWMFCRWLLNPTDEQRSLFSFDARCQ, from the exons ATGGCTTTGGGTTGCGGTTGCGGGGTTACTCTCTCACAGTATTATCTCTCCAATTCATCTACTAGCTTATTTTCTGCTTGCCGTGCTTCTGTTTTATCGAGGCAACCAAGGCCTTCCTCTCGAATTCGCTATCGAATCGATTCTCGCAGGTGGTTGGGTTTGAGGCACCTATCTGTGGGCTCTCAGAG CAGATTCGACAGTTTTAGTTCAAGGTGCTCAATAACCAACACCGATGCACACTTCAGCCACGTGGCTACTGACAATGAGGTCCAGGAGGAATCATCCATTGCAGAGCCTGGTTGCTCTAGTTGCTCGGTCCCAATTGTTGATATGCTGGACACTGAATCTTTGAGTTTACTAACTGAAGATACTTATGTAGATTGTCTTTTGACGACACTGCCA GTTTTATCAAAAGAGGAGCAACATACACTTGCAGCTACTCCAGCCCATCCAATGGGATTATATG CTTTTTATGCTAGTTGTCTAGCTGGAAATTTAGTGGAGCAATTTTGGAATTTCGCTTGGCCCTCTGCTATCGCATTGATATATCCAAGCCTTCTACCGGTGGCGTTCATAGGTTTCTTTAGTAAG CTTGCGATAATTGCTGGAGGCCCCTTAGTTGGCACACTTATGGATCATTTCCCCAGAGTACCTGCGTGTAACTGTCTTAATATTATCCAG GCAGCTGCTCAGTTGTTATCTGCAGCGATGATAATCCATGCGCATTGTGTTCCTCCTTCTGCGTCATCCCTTCTTCACCGCCCTTGGTTCATTGTACTTGTACTAGCTGGGGCTGTAGAGAGGCTATCTGGTGTCGCATTGGGGGTCGCTATGGAGCGTGATTGGGTGGTGCTG TTGGCAGGAGTGAACAGGCCTATTGCGCTTGCCCAAGCAAATGCTGTTCTTTATCGAATTGATCTTCTTTGTGAG ATTGCTGGTGCATCCCTATTTGGCATTCTTCTATCAAAGTATGACCCAgtaacatgcttgaaatttTCGGGAGGTTTGATGGTGTGGTCGTTGCCTTTTGCC ATTGTTCTCACATGTTTGACCAACAAGCTTTCTAGCGGGGTTCTTGACCGCCCAAAATGTTCGCAAACTTGTTGTAGAACATCCACTGAAGTATCTCTGTTTGATACCAACGACATAG TGGATAAAGGTGTGGCAGCTATTAAACTTGGATGGAAGGAGTACATGCAGCAACCAGTTCTTCCTGCTAGCCTAGCATATGTGCTGCTCTATTTTAATGTTGTACTCACTCCAGGCAGTTTGATGACAGCATTTTTAACGCAAAGTG GTCTAAATCCATCTATTATTGGGGGTTTTAGTGGACTATGTGCTTTTATGGGTGTTGCAGCGACATTTGTGTCTGCAAGCCTCGTCAGGCGACTTGGCATCTTAAAG GCAGGAGCAGCTGGATTAATATTTCAAGCTTCACTTCTCACCGTTGCTGTTGCTGTTTATTGTAGTGGATCTTCCTCCCAGCAGAGGCCCCTTCTATTCTTCTTGTGTTTGATT GTATTATCAAGGCTGGGGCACATGTCATACGATGTTGTGGCAGCACAGATTCTTCAAACTGGGATTCCATCGTCCAAAGCAAATATTATCGGCACAACAGAAGTTGCTGTTGCTAGTCTGGCAGAGTTTACAATGTTGGGAATTGCAATAATCGCCAATGACGTGTCACATTTTGGCTTTCTAGCAGTTCTATCACTCCTATCAGTGGTTGGGGCGGCGTGGATGTTCTGCCGATGGTTGTTGAATCCAACAGATGAGCAAAGAAGTCTTTTCTCTTTCGATGCTCGGTGTCAATAA
- the LOC103450852 gene encoding solute carrier family 40 member 3, chloroplastic-like isoform X2 → MALGCGCGVTLSQYYLSNSSTSLFSACRASVLSRQPRPSSRIRYRIDSRRWLGLRHLSVGSQRFDSFSSRCSITNTDAHFSHVATDNEVQEESSIAEPGCSSCSVPIVDMLDTESLSLLTEDTYVDCLLTTLPVLSKEEQHTLAATPAHPMGLYAFYASCLAGNLVEQFWNFAWPSAIALIYPSLLPVAFIGFFSKLAIIAGGPLVGTLMDHFPRVPACNCLNIIQAAAQLLSAAMIIHAHCVPPSASSLLHRPWFIVLVLAGAVERLSGVALGVAMERDWVVLLAGVNRPIALAQANAVLYRIDLLCEIAGASLFGILLSKYDPVTCLKFSGGLMVWSLPFAIVLTCLTNKLSSGVLDRPKCSQTCCRTSTEVSLFDTNDIVDKGVAAIKLGWKEYMQQPVLPASLAYVLLYFNVVLTPGSLMTAFLTQSGLNPSIIGGFSGLCAFMGVAATFVSASLVRRLGILKAGAAGLIFQASLLTVAVAVYCSGSSSQQRPLLFFLCLIVLSRLGHMSYDVVAAQILQTGIPSSKANIIGTTEVAVASLAEFTMLGIAIIANDVSHFGFLAVLSLLSVVGAAWMFCRWLLNPTDEQRSLFSFDARCQ, encoded by the exons ATGGCTTTGGGTTGCGGTTGCGGGGTTACTCTCTCACAGTATTATCTCTCCAATTCATCTACTAGCTTATTTTCTGCTTGCCGTGCTTCTGTTTTATCGAGGCAACCAAGGCCTTCCTCTCGAATTCGCTATCGAATCGATTCTCGCAGGTGGTTGGGTTTGAGGCACCTATCTGTGGGCTCTCAGAG ATTCGACAGTTTTAGTTCAAGGTGCTCAATAACCAACACCGATGCACACTTCAGCCACGTGGCTACTGACAATGAGGTCCAGGAGGAATCATCCATTGCAGAGCCTGGTTGCTCTAGTTGCTCGGTCCCAATTGTTGATATGCTGGACACTGAATCTTTGAGTTTACTAACTGAAGATACTTATGTAGATTGTCTTTTGACGACACTGCCA GTTTTATCAAAAGAGGAGCAACATACACTTGCAGCTACTCCAGCCCATCCAATGGGATTATATG CTTTTTATGCTAGTTGTCTAGCTGGAAATTTAGTGGAGCAATTTTGGAATTTCGCTTGGCCCTCTGCTATCGCATTGATATATCCAAGCCTTCTACCGGTGGCGTTCATAGGTTTCTTTAGTAAG CTTGCGATAATTGCTGGAGGCCCCTTAGTTGGCACACTTATGGATCATTTCCCCAGAGTACCTGCGTGTAACTGTCTTAATATTATCCAG GCAGCTGCTCAGTTGTTATCTGCAGCGATGATAATCCATGCGCATTGTGTTCCTCCTTCTGCGTCATCCCTTCTTCACCGCCCTTGGTTCATTGTACTTGTACTAGCTGGGGCTGTAGAGAGGCTATCTGGTGTCGCATTGGGGGTCGCTATGGAGCGTGATTGGGTGGTGCTG TTGGCAGGAGTGAACAGGCCTATTGCGCTTGCCCAAGCAAATGCTGTTCTTTATCGAATTGATCTTCTTTGTGAG ATTGCTGGTGCATCCCTATTTGGCATTCTTCTATCAAAGTATGACCCAgtaacatgcttgaaatttTCGGGAGGTTTGATGGTGTGGTCGTTGCCTTTTGCC ATTGTTCTCACATGTTTGACCAACAAGCTTTCTAGCGGGGTTCTTGACCGCCCAAAATGTTCGCAAACTTGTTGTAGAACATCCACTGAAGTATCTCTGTTTGATACCAACGACATAG TGGATAAAGGTGTGGCAGCTATTAAACTTGGATGGAAGGAGTACATGCAGCAACCAGTTCTTCCTGCTAGCCTAGCATATGTGCTGCTCTATTTTAATGTTGTACTCACTCCAGGCAGTTTGATGACAGCATTTTTAACGCAAAGTG GTCTAAATCCATCTATTATTGGGGGTTTTAGTGGACTATGTGCTTTTATGGGTGTTGCAGCGACATTTGTGTCTGCAAGCCTCGTCAGGCGACTTGGCATCTTAAAG GCAGGAGCAGCTGGATTAATATTTCAAGCTTCACTTCTCACCGTTGCTGTTGCTGTTTATTGTAGTGGATCTTCCTCCCAGCAGAGGCCCCTTCTATTCTTCTTGTGTTTGATT GTATTATCAAGGCTGGGGCACATGTCATACGATGTTGTGGCAGCACAGATTCTTCAAACTGGGATTCCATCGTCCAAAGCAAATATTATCGGCACAACAGAAGTTGCTGTTGCTAGTCTGGCAGAGTTTACAATGTTGGGAATTGCAATAATCGCCAATGACGTGTCACATTTTGGCTTTCTAGCAGTTCTATCACTCCTATCAGTGGTTGGGGCGGCGTGGATGTTCTGCCGATGGTTGTTGAATCCAACAGATGAGCAAAGAAGTCTTTTCTCTTTCGATGCTCGGTGTCAATAA